In Arachis stenosperma cultivar V10309 chromosome 1, arast.V10309.gnm1.PFL2, whole genome shotgun sequence, one DNA window encodes the following:
- the LOC130965521 gene encoding enhancer of mRNA-decapping protein 4-like isoform X2 — translation MFISWLDGRVFVWKISEGPDDEDKPQITANIVIAIQMVGEEKVENPRICWHCHKQEILIIGMGRHVLRIDTTKVGNGEAFVTEDTLRCPLDKLIDGVQLVGTHDGEVTDLSMCQWMRNRLVSASHDGTIKIWEDRKTQPLAVMRPHDGHHVFSATFFTAPHRPDHIVLITGGPQNREVKLWVSASEEGWLLPSDAESWKCTQTLELRSSAQPSVKDSFFNQVAALSHAGLLLLANAQRNAIYAVHLEYGSNPESTRMDYIAEFTVTMPILSFTGTSDILPHGEHIVQVYCVQTQAIQQYALDLAQCLPPPFENVGLEKPDSSVSRDADGFSTVDSSGVRASEMSSASSAPKTMSQGGSTESALAGRYPLSSGYIEGPTSAPSSSDADIVCVPSPPLPLSPRLSRKLSDFRSSQSNLGDHVGDQSINDYSVDRQMPTIHRNLSDAPLMNNDLKNDEKVKQDDISSVLNPSVMFKQPTHLVTPSEIIKAGSPPETNIIDRNSEGDTKIPDVVDLGNAEVEVKVVGEATPDQSDEYNHQGSQQNLLSDVKEKYFFSQASDLGIEMTRECCAISGGTYITGEPGQVDLSLGESLSQTSNAGEDGLQDSTKDVHEKISNSSASMTVPPSPAPNTKGKRQKGKNSQASGPSSPSPSACNSVDLSNELGGSSNLPSAENAFHQILAMQESINQLLTMQKEMQKQMTMMVTVPVTKEGRRLEANLGRTMEKAVKANMDVLWARIQEENAKNEKLLRDRIQHVTGLISNFMNKDLPAILEKILKKEIASVGPAAVHAMTPTIEKIISSAIVESFQRGVGDKAVNQLDKSVNAKLEATVARQIQAQFQTTGKQVLQDALKSSFEISVVPAFEKSCKAMFDQVDSTFQKGMVEHSTAVQQRLESGHTSLAMTLRESINSASSVTQTLSREVLEGQRKLMAYATAGANSGTLNPLPIQLNNGPLLCEKVEVPLDPKQELARLITERKFEEAFTGALKRSDVSIVSWLCSQVDLHGLLSMVPLPLTQGVVLSLLQQLACDINNDTSRKIAWMMDVAAAINPSDPMIAMHVRPIFEQVYQMLNHQRSLPTMTGPDLSSIRLLLHVIHSMLMTFSSFLEVCN, via the exons ATGTTCATCTCCTGGCTAG ATGGCCGTGTCTTTGTATGGAAGATCTCTGAAGGTCCTGATGATGAAGATAAGCCTCAAATTACTGCCAATATTGTTATCGCTATCCAAATGGTGGGAGAGGAGAAAGTTGAAAATCCTCGAATCTGCTGGCACTGCCACAAACAA GAAATTTTGATAATTGGTATGGGAAGACATGTTCTAAGAATTGACACCACAAAAGTTGGAAATGGTGAGGCCTTTGTGACAGAGGACACTCTGAGGTGTCCTCTTGACAAGCTCATAGATGGTGTTCAGCTGGTGGGCACTCATGATGGAGAGGTGACTGATTTGTCAATGTGCCAATGGATGAGAAATCGTCTGGTATCTGCATCACATGATGGCACG ATAAAGATCTGGGAAGATCGCAAGACACAGCCACTTGCGGTGATGAGACCACATGATGGGCATCATGTTTTTTCTGCTACATTTTTCACTGCTCCCCACCGACCTGATCATATTGTTCTTATAACTGGT GGACCTCAAAATCGGGAAGTTAAGCTTTGGGTCTCAGCAAGTGAAGAAGGTTGGCTACTTCCAAGTGATGCTGAATCATGGAAATGCACGCAGACATTGGAGTTGAGGAGTtcagctcaaccatctgttaaGGACTCATTCTTTAATCAAGTTGCAGCATTGTCTCATGCAGGTCTGCTTTTACTTGCAAATGCTCAGAGGAATGCTATATATGCTGTACACTTAGAATATGGTTCTAATCCTGAATCAACACGCATGGATTATATAGCTGAGTTTACTGTGACCATGCCCATTCTGAGTTTTACTGGGACAAGTGATATATTACCTCATGGTGAACATATTGTTCAGGTTTATTGTGTTCAAACACAGGCCATTCAGCAGTATGCTTTGGATTTAGCCCAATGCCTGCCACCACCATTTGAAAATGTGGGACTAGAGAAGCCAGATTCCTCTGTTTCCCGAGATGCTGATGGATTCAGTACTGTGGACTCATCTGGTGTTAGAGCATCTGAAATGTCGTCAGCCAGTTCTGCTCCCAAAACAATGTCACAAGGTGGTAGCACTGAGAGTGCACTTGCTGGAAGATACCCTTTAAGCTCTGGCTATATTGAGGGACCTACTTCGGCTCCATCCAGTAGTGATGCTGATATTGTTTGTGTTCCATCTCCGCCTCTTCCTTTGAGCCCAAGGTTGTCTAGGAAACTGTCTGATTTCAGGAGTTCACAATCTAATTTGGGTGACCATGTTGGGGACCAATCCATTAATGATTATTCAGTTGACAGACAAATGCCTACTATTCATAGGAACTTGTCTGATGCACCACTGATGAATAATGATTTGAAGAATGATGAGAAAGTCAAACAGGATGATATTTCGAGCGTACTTAATCCCTCTGTTATGTTTAAGCAACCAACTCACCTGGTTACTCCTTCTGAAATCATTAAGGCCGGTTCTCCCCCTGAGACAAATATAATTGATAGAAATAGTGAAGGAGATACAAAGATCCCAGATGTGGTTGATTTGGGTAATGCTGAAGTAGAAGTGAAGGTGGTTGGTGAGGCTACACCTGATCAAAGTGATGAGTATAATCATCAGGGATCACAACAAAACCTACTTTCTGATGTTAAAGAAAAATACTTTTTCTCTCAGGCTTCAGATCTTGGTATTGAGATGACGCGAGAATGCTGTGCAATATCAGGGGGAACTTATATTACAGGGGAACCAGGGCAAGTTGATCTCAGTTTAGGAGAATCACTTTCCCAAACTTCTAATGCTGGTGAGGATGGACTGCAAGACTCGACAAAAGATGTGCACGAAAAGATTTCTAACTCATCTGCATCCATGACAGTACCACCTTCACCTGCACCTAACACAAAAGGGAAGAGACAGAAGGGCAAAAATTCTCAAGCATCTGGTCCATCTTCCCCATCTCCAAGTGCATGCAATTCAGTTGATTTGTCAAATGAACTaggtggaagttcaaacctccCATCTGCTGAAAATGCATTTCATCAAATTCTAGCAATGCAAGAATCAATTAATCAG TTATTGACTATGCAAAAAGAGATGCAGAAGCAAATGACAATGATGGTTACAGTTCCAGTTACAAAAGAAGGTAGAAGGCTTGAGGCAAACCTGGGGAGAACTATGGAAAAAGCTGTCAAGGCCAATATGGATGTTTTGTGGGCTCGAATTCAAGAGGAGAATGCAAAAAATGAAAAGTTGTTACGAGATCGTATTCAGCATGTTACAGGTTTGATTAGTAACTTTATGAATAAGGATCTACCAGCAATATTGGAGAAAATACTAAAGAAGGAAATAGCTTCAGTGGGTCCAGCTGCAGTCCATGCAATGACCCCCACTATTGAGAAAATAATATCTTCAGCCATTGTAGAGTCTTTCCAG AGAGGAGTAGGTGATAAGGCAGTAAATCAACTTGATAAATCAGTCAATGCAAAACTTGAAGCCACTGTTGCCAGGCAAATTCAAGCACAGTTTCAGACAACTGGAAAACAAGTGCTTCAG GATGCACTCAAATCCAGTTTTGAAATATCAGTGGTTCCCGCATTTGAGAAATCATGCAAAGCAATGTTTGACCAAGTTGATTCTACATTTCAAAAGGGCATGGTTGAACATTCAACTGCAGTGCAACAACGCCTTGAATCTGGGCACACTTCACTGGCAATGACTCTAAGG GAATCCATTAATTCAGCTTCATCAGTTACTCAAACTTTGAGTAGAGAAGTGCTAGAGGGCCAGAGAAAGCTAATGGCATATGCAACTGCAGGAGCTAACTCTGGCACACTAAATCCTTTGCCCATTCAGCTGAACAATGGACCTCTGCTTTGTGAAAAG GTTGAAGTGCCTCTCGATCCCAAACAAGAGCTAGCAAGGTTGATAACTGAACGGAAGTTTGAGGAAGCTTTCACCGGGGCTCTAAAAAGAAGTGATGTGTCGATTGTATCTTGGTTATGTTCTCAG GTTGATTTACATGGACTTTTGTCAATGGTTCCTCTTCCTTTGACCCAAGGAGTAGTGCTTTCACTTCTGCAGCAACTGGCATGTGATATTAACAATGATACCTCACGAAAGATTGCATGGATGATGGATGTGGCTGCTGCCATTAATCCCTCAGACCCCATGATTGCGATGCATGTGCGACCCATATTTGAGCAAGTTTATCAGATGCTGAATCATCAACGTAGCTTGCCTACAATGACTGGACCTGATCTTTCAAGCATCCGTCTTTTATTGCATGTCATCCACTCTATGCTCATGACATTTTCCTCATTTCTGGAAGTGTGCAATTAG
- the LOC130965521 gene encoding enhancer of mRNA-decapping protein 4-like isoform X1, producing MQPPSQLPQQSSQPLSAAASAPISSMGMLSAANAAAAALNRVASSKMPRGRRLTGDHVVYDVDVRLPKEVQPQLEVAPITKYGSDPNLVFGRQIAVNKSYICYGLKQGNIRVLNIHTAVRSLLKGHNQRVTDLAFFAEDVHLLASVGTDGRVFVWKISEGPDDEDKPQITANIVIAIQMVGEEKVENPRICWHCHKQEILIIGMGRHVLRIDTTKVGNGEAFVTEDTLRCPLDKLIDGVQLVGTHDGEVTDLSMCQWMRNRLVSASHDGTIKIWEDRKTQPLAVMRPHDGHHVFSATFFTAPHRPDHIVLITGGPQNREVKLWVSASEEGWLLPSDAESWKCTQTLELRSSAQPSVKDSFFNQVAALSHAGLLLLANAQRNAIYAVHLEYGSNPESTRMDYIAEFTVTMPILSFTGTSDILPHGEHIVQVYCVQTQAIQQYALDLAQCLPPPFENVGLEKPDSSVSRDADGFSTVDSSGVRASEMSSASSAPKTMSQGGSTESALAGRYPLSSGYIEGPTSAPSSSDADIVCVPSPPLPLSPRLSRKLSDFRSSQSNLGDHVGDQSINDYSVDRQMPTIHRNLSDAPLMNNDLKNDEKVKQDDISSVLNPSVMFKQPTHLVTPSEIIKAGSPPETNIIDRNSEGDTKIPDVVDLGNAEVEVKVVGEATPDQSDEYNHQGSQQNLLSDVKEKYFFSQASDLGIEMTRECCAISGGTYITGEPGQVDLSLGESLSQTSNAGEDGLQDSTKDVHEKISNSSASMTVPPSPAPNTKGKRQKGKNSQASGPSSPSPSACNSVDLSNELGGSSNLPSAENAFHQILAMQESINQLLTMQKEMQKQMTMMVTVPVTKEGRRLEANLGRTMEKAVKANMDVLWARIQEENAKNEKLLRDRIQHVTGLISNFMNKDLPAILEKILKKEIASVGPAAVHAMTPTIEKIISSAIVESFQRGVGDKAVNQLDKSVNAKLEATVARQIQAQFQTTGKQVLQDALKSSFEISVVPAFEKSCKAMFDQVDSTFQKGMVEHSTAVQQRLESGHTSLAMTLRESINSASSVTQTLSREVLEGQRKLMAYATAGANSGTLNPLPIQLNNGPLLCEKVEVPLDPKQELARLITERKFEEAFTGALKRSDVSIVSWLCSQVDLHGLLSMVPLPLTQGVVLSLLQQLACDINNDTSRKIAWMMDVAAAINPSDPMIAMHVRPIFEQVYQMLNHQRSLPTMTGPDLSSIRLLLHVIHSMLMTFSSFLEVCN from the exons atgCAACCGCCATCGCAACTGCCTCAACAATCTTCTCAACCGCTTTCCGCTGCGGCTTCCGCCCCTATCTCCTCGATGGGGATGTTATCTGCCGCGAACGCTGCGGCAGCTGCGCTGAATCGCGTGGCGAGCAGTAAGATGCCGAGAGGGAGGCGCCTGACGGGGGACCATGTGGTGTATGACGTGGACGTGAGGCTTCCCAAGGAGGTGCAGCCGCAGCTTGAGGTGGCACCGATAACGAAATATGGTTCGGATCCTAACTTGGTTTTTGGAAGGCAAATAGCTGTTAACAAGTCTTACATTTGCTATGGGTTGAAGCAAGGGAACATTAGAGTGCTTAATATTCACACAGCTGTTAGGTCCCTTCTCAAAGGCCACAATCAG AGGGTCACAGACTTGGCTTTCTTTGCTGAAGATGTTCATCTCCTGGCTAG TGTTGGAACAGATGGCCGTGTCTTTGTATGGAAGATCTCTGAAGGTCCTGATGATGAAGATAAGCCTCAAATTACTGCCAATATTGTTATCGCTATCCAAATGGTGGGAGAGGAGAAAGTTGAAAATCCTCGAATCTGCTGGCACTGCCACAAACAA GAAATTTTGATAATTGGTATGGGAAGACATGTTCTAAGAATTGACACCACAAAAGTTGGAAATGGTGAGGCCTTTGTGACAGAGGACACTCTGAGGTGTCCTCTTGACAAGCTCATAGATGGTGTTCAGCTGGTGGGCACTCATGATGGAGAGGTGACTGATTTGTCAATGTGCCAATGGATGAGAAATCGTCTGGTATCTGCATCACATGATGGCACG ATAAAGATCTGGGAAGATCGCAAGACACAGCCACTTGCGGTGATGAGACCACATGATGGGCATCATGTTTTTTCTGCTACATTTTTCACTGCTCCCCACCGACCTGATCATATTGTTCTTATAACTGGT GGACCTCAAAATCGGGAAGTTAAGCTTTGGGTCTCAGCAAGTGAAGAAGGTTGGCTACTTCCAAGTGATGCTGAATCATGGAAATGCACGCAGACATTGGAGTTGAGGAGTtcagctcaaccatctgttaaGGACTCATTCTTTAATCAAGTTGCAGCATTGTCTCATGCAGGTCTGCTTTTACTTGCAAATGCTCAGAGGAATGCTATATATGCTGTACACTTAGAATATGGTTCTAATCCTGAATCAACACGCATGGATTATATAGCTGAGTTTACTGTGACCATGCCCATTCTGAGTTTTACTGGGACAAGTGATATATTACCTCATGGTGAACATATTGTTCAGGTTTATTGTGTTCAAACACAGGCCATTCAGCAGTATGCTTTGGATTTAGCCCAATGCCTGCCACCACCATTTGAAAATGTGGGACTAGAGAAGCCAGATTCCTCTGTTTCCCGAGATGCTGATGGATTCAGTACTGTGGACTCATCTGGTGTTAGAGCATCTGAAATGTCGTCAGCCAGTTCTGCTCCCAAAACAATGTCACAAGGTGGTAGCACTGAGAGTGCACTTGCTGGAAGATACCCTTTAAGCTCTGGCTATATTGAGGGACCTACTTCGGCTCCATCCAGTAGTGATGCTGATATTGTTTGTGTTCCATCTCCGCCTCTTCCTTTGAGCCCAAGGTTGTCTAGGAAACTGTCTGATTTCAGGAGTTCACAATCTAATTTGGGTGACCATGTTGGGGACCAATCCATTAATGATTATTCAGTTGACAGACAAATGCCTACTATTCATAGGAACTTGTCTGATGCACCACTGATGAATAATGATTTGAAGAATGATGAGAAAGTCAAACAGGATGATATTTCGAGCGTACTTAATCCCTCTGTTATGTTTAAGCAACCAACTCACCTGGTTACTCCTTCTGAAATCATTAAGGCCGGTTCTCCCCCTGAGACAAATATAATTGATAGAAATAGTGAAGGAGATACAAAGATCCCAGATGTGGTTGATTTGGGTAATGCTGAAGTAGAAGTGAAGGTGGTTGGTGAGGCTACACCTGATCAAAGTGATGAGTATAATCATCAGGGATCACAACAAAACCTACTTTCTGATGTTAAAGAAAAATACTTTTTCTCTCAGGCTTCAGATCTTGGTATTGAGATGACGCGAGAATGCTGTGCAATATCAGGGGGAACTTATATTACAGGGGAACCAGGGCAAGTTGATCTCAGTTTAGGAGAATCACTTTCCCAAACTTCTAATGCTGGTGAGGATGGACTGCAAGACTCGACAAAAGATGTGCACGAAAAGATTTCTAACTCATCTGCATCCATGACAGTACCACCTTCACCTGCACCTAACACAAAAGGGAAGAGACAGAAGGGCAAAAATTCTCAAGCATCTGGTCCATCTTCCCCATCTCCAAGTGCATGCAATTCAGTTGATTTGTCAAATGAACTaggtggaagttcaaacctccCATCTGCTGAAAATGCATTTCATCAAATTCTAGCAATGCAAGAATCAATTAATCAG TTATTGACTATGCAAAAAGAGATGCAGAAGCAAATGACAATGATGGTTACAGTTCCAGTTACAAAAGAAGGTAGAAGGCTTGAGGCAAACCTGGGGAGAACTATGGAAAAAGCTGTCAAGGCCAATATGGATGTTTTGTGGGCTCGAATTCAAGAGGAGAATGCAAAAAATGAAAAGTTGTTACGAGATCGTATTCAGCATGTTACAGGTTTGATTAGTAACTTTATGAATAAGGATCTACCAGCAATATTGGAGAAAATACTAAAGAAGGAAATAGCTTCAGTGGGTCCAGCTGCAGTCCATGCAATGACCCCCACTATTGAGAAAATAATATCTTCAGCCATTGTAGAGTCTTTCCAG AGAGGAGTAGGTGATAAGGCAGTAAATCAACTTGATAAATCAGTCAATGCAAAACTTGAAGCCACTGTTGCCAGGCAAATTCAAGCACAGTTTCAGACAACTGGAAAACAAGTGCTTCAG GATGCACTCAAATCCAGTTTTGAAATATCAGTGGTTCCCGCATTTGAGAAATCATGCAAAGCAATGTTTGACCAAGTTGATTCTACATTTCAAAAGGGCATGGTTGAACATTCAACTGCAGTGCAACAACGCCTTGAATCTGGGCACACTTCACTGGCAATGACTCTAAGG GAATCCATTAATTCAGCTTCATCAGTTACTCAAACTTTGAGTAGAGAAGTGCTAGAGGGCCAGAGAAAGCTAATGGCATATGCAACTGCAGGAGCTAACTCTGGCACACTAAATCCTTTGCCCATTCAGCTGAACAATGGACCTCTGCTTTGTGAAAAG GTTGAAGTGCCTCTCGATCCCAAACAAGAGCTAGCAAGGTTGATAACTGAACGGAAGTTTGAGGAAGCTTTCACCGGGGCTCTAAAAAGAAGTGATGTGTCGATTGTATCTTGGTTATGTTCTCAG GTTGATTTACATGGACTTTTGTCAATGGTTCCTCTTCCTTTGACCCAAGGAGTAGTGCTTTCACTTCTGCAGCAACTGGCATGTGATATTAACAATGATACCTCACGAAAGATTGCATGGATGATGGATGTGGCTGCTGCCATTAATCCCTCAGACCCCATGATTGCGATGCATGTGCGACCCATATTTGAGCAAGTTTATCAGATGCTGAATCATCAACGTAGCTTGCCTACAATGACTGGACCTGATCTTTCAAGCATCCGTCTTTTATTGCATGTCATCCACTCTATGCTCATGACATTTTCCTCATTTCTGGAAGTGTGCAATTAG
- the LOC130944596 gene encoding chaperone protein dnaJ 11, chloroplastic, producing MPAILSLSTVPAVKFSFSCNNRASNKRFRRRSPIHAVASPVPATSASLYEVLRVEQDASLTEIKSAFRSLAKLYHPDVAAVRRLPDSDGGSGTDDGDFIVIRNAYETLSDSSARAMYDLSLSSRRRRFPEPLSVKRNSDHYSTRRWETDQCW from the coding sequence ATGCCGGCAATACTCAGCCTATCCACCGTTCCCGCTGTCAAATTCTCCTTCTCTTGCAACAACCGAGCTTCCAACAAAAGATTCCGCCGCCGTAGTCCGATCCACGCCGTCGCTTCTCCGGTGCCGGCCACATCGGCTAGCCTCTACGAGGTTTTGCGAGTCGAGCAGGATGCGTCGCTGACGGAGATCAAGTCTGCCTTCCGGAGCCTGGCGAAGCTCTACCACCCCGACGTTGCGGCCGTGAGGCGGTTGCCGGATTCTGACGGCGGTTCCGGCACGGACGACGGCGACTTCATCGTGATACGGAACGCATACGAGACGCTATCGGATTCTTCAGCAAGAGCTATGTACGATCTGTCTCTGTCCTCCCGGCGGCGGAGGTTTCCGGAGCCATTGAGCGTGAAACGGAATTCCGATCATTACTCGACCCGAAGATGGGAAACGGACCAATGCTGGTAG